One stretch of Metallibacterium scheffleri DNA includes these proteins:
- a CDS encoding DUF4156 domain-containing protein: MNRVAIVVILCAGLCSCMTMPTASELRVKVADTLMVSGCKFLGTVTGQGFFVQNAENAARGKAADMGANRIVWLTIQDGETPNASGNAYLCQE, from the coding sequence ATGAATCGTGTAGCCATCGTGGTCATTCTCTGTGCAGGCCTCTGTTCATGCATGACAATGCCGACTGCAAGCGAGCTGCGCGTGAAGGTCGCAGACACTTTGATGGTCTCTGGATGCAAGTTTCTCGGCACTGTGACCGGCCAGGGTTTTTTTGTGCAGAACGCCGAGAATGCGGCGCGCGGAAAGGCCGCTGACATGGGCGCCAATCGTATCGTCTGGCTCACGATCCAGGATGGTGAAACTCCGAACGCGAGCGGCAATGCCTACCTCTGCCAGGAATAA
- a CDS encoding nuclease-related domain-containing protein, with protein MRSEQEIFDELASLCASPGYVHAIAYLCWRDNTISYSGEMTAEDMQHLFSNRRLIRTEISTLIGLMLKSPIDYTLPAPPVVERYVESTEALLEEIHHAMSPSFWKHIDPAKIAEEGFNPFTSGAALREPIFYGGESAYSFQYRDFSPMKYANDDHWLIANKGFSIRDAHRVVVCISQVLDEKSNSIMRDMCVAPQEMEALLPGNSFSVQEVADYGHIDPATVDRILSAFAVPPSARNEQFNALDDFNIANASPLIRMPDGNYLHFHIYSLVEALYEAPFYWMGADKAYVSTAMQNRGVFTEQFAAERLRQVFGADNVVANIDIYESKDTKLAEIDVLVLFGNHAIVLQAKSKRLTLEARRGNDLQIKDDFKKSIQDSSDQAYRCAKLIEEGKCSFKDAAGDPVTLPASLKRIYVICLISDHYPALSFQARQFLKFSATDTISPPFVMDVFALDAITEMLSSPLHFLSYVDRRTGYTDKLMASHELTILSYHLKKNLWLEDNYDKVFLDDEISADLDVAMLARREGIPGKRTPEGILTRLSATALGRLVKAIEARPHPATIDLGFMLLTLGEDTVLEVSACMDMLAKRSVVGGKNHDVTVGLDGGTGLTIHFNSDPIDVAGPALERHCNARKYTQHSDSWFGVCVYPKDQTLRFGVNLNFPWKQDDTMDTLTKSMNKSDKPTALLREAAVARVKVGRNDPCPCGSGKKYKKCCLT; from the coding sequence ATGCGTAGTGAGCAAGAGATATTTGACGAGTTGGCAAGCCTCTGTGCGTCACCGGGCTACGTACATGCCATTGCTTACTTATGCTGGCGTGACAACACCATCAGCTATTCAGGGGAGATGACGGCCGAGGACATGCAGCACCTCTTTTCGAATCGCCGGCTGATCCGCACCGAGATATCGACCCTCATCGGACTCATGCTCAAAAGCCCGATTGACTACACACTTCCGGCGCCCCCGGTCGTGGAAAGGTACGTCGAATCCACAGAAGCTTTACTGGAAGAGATCCACCACGCGATGTCGCCTTCGTTCTGGAAGCACATCGATCCCGCCAAAATTGCCGAGGAAGGCTTCAATCCTTTCACGAGCGGCGCTGCATTGCGCGAGCCGATCTTCTATGGTGGAGAGTCCGCGTACAGCTTTCAGTACCGCGACTTCTCCCCCATGAAGTACGCAAACGATGACCATTGGCTCATCGCCAACAAGGGATTTTCAATCCGCGATGCTCACAGGGTCGTGGTCTGCATTTCGCAAGTGTTGGATGAAAAATCGAACAGCATCATGCGTGACATGTGCGTCGCGCCCCAAGAGATGGAGGCGCTCTTGCCCGGAAATTCGTTTTCGGTTCAGGAAGTCGCCGACTACGGTCACATCGACCCCGCAACCGTAGATAGGATTCTGTCCGCGTTTGCAGTTCCACCAAGCGCGCGCAACGAGCAATTCAACGCGCTGGACGATTTCAACATCGCCAACGCCAGTCCGCTCATCCGCATGCCGGATGGAAACTACTTGCACTTCCACATCTACAGCCTCGTGGAAGCGCTGTATGAAGCGCCGTTTTACTGGATGGGCGCTGACAAGGCCTATGTCAGCACAGCCATGCAGAACCGCGGCGTCTTTACCGAGCAGTTCGCCGCTGAACGCCTGCGACAGGTCTTCGGCGCGGATAACGTTGTTGCCAACATCGACATCTACGAATCAAAGGACACCAAGCTCGCTGAAATCGACGTGCTGGTGCTGTTCGGCAATCACGCTATCGTGCTTCAGGCGAAATCTAAGCGTCTGACGCTCGAGGCCCGGCGTGGCAATGACCTGCAGATCAAGGACGACTTTAAAAAGAGCATTCAGGATTCCAGTGATCAAGCCTATCGTTGCGCAAAGCTGATCGAGGAAGGCAAGTGCTCCTTCAAAGATGCCGCCGGCGACCCTGTGACGCTGCCAGCAAGCCTCAAGCGGATCTACGTGATTTGTCTGATCTCAGACCACTATCCGGCGTTGAGCTTTCAGGCCCGCCAATTCTTGAAATTCTCGGCGACTGACACGATTTCCCCGCCCTTTGTCATGGACGTTTTCGCTCTCGACGCGATCACCGAAATGCTCAGCTCACCGCTGCACTTCTTGAGCTATGTGGATCGTCGGACTGGGTACACCGACAAGCTGATGGCGTCACATGAGCTGACGATCCTTTCCTACCATCTGAAGAAGAATCTCTGGCTGGAAGACAATTACGACAAGGTTTTTCTGGATGACGAAATCTCAGCAGATCTGGATGTGGCGATGCTGGCTCGGCGCGAAGGCATCCCAGGAAAGCGCACTCCAGAGGGAATTCTGACGCGGCTCAGCGCGACAGCGCTGGGGCGCTTGGTCAAGGCAATCGAAGCTCGGCCTCACCCCGCGACCATCGATCTTGGGTTCATGCTACTGACGCTTGGCGAAGACACGGTGCTTGAGGTCAGCGCATGTATGGACATGCTTGCCAAGCGCAGCGTTGTAGGTGGCAAGAACCACGATGTCACTGTAGGGTTAGATGGCGGAACAGGCCTCACGATTCACTTCAACAGCGATCCGATAGACGTTGCCGGCCCGGCGCTCGAAAGGCATTGCAACGCGCGGAAGTACACCCAGCATTCGGACAGCTGGTTCGGGGTCTGCGTGTACCCGAAGGATCAGACGCTGCGCTTTGGGGTCAATCTCAATTTTCCATGGAAGCAAGATGACACCATGGACACGCTCACGAAGAGCATGAACAAATCAGACAAACCGACCGCTCTCCTGCGAGAGGCAGCCGTGGCGCGAGTCAAGGTGGGTCGCAATGACCCTTGTCCATGCGGCAGCGGTAAAAAGTACAAAAAATGCTGCCTGACGTGA
- a CDS encoding SseB family protein translates to MTSAQQLKELLQAAQACTRVDEAARAQDAFFSALLDATLYAHLPPEPSPPDRIRFVQFVRPDNGQTVLPLFSDREQAEAVRGNRAIVAMTGRELLELTRGATLMLNPNVDQIVLHPAEVDAILAGRPIGKFSREDIRESEEVGTCPPAFPTDALTLLLRERFATEPSARAAYLVELHRGPEMADVSLLLGIVAAAAHQQRLLQLTTLWIKPVLDTLPMPLMMTLMTPEEELPELFHHGIQFYGT, encoded by the coding sequence ATGACGTCTGCGCAACAGCTCAAGGAACTCCTGCAGGCCGCCCAAGCGTGTACGCGGGTCGACGAGGCCGCCCGTGCGCAGGATGCGTTCTTCAGCGCCCTGCTCGATGCGACGCTTTACGCCCATTTGCCGCCCGAACCCTCACCCCCCGACCGCATCCGCTTTGTACAGTTCGTGCGGCCGGACAACGGCCAGACCGTCCTGCCCTTGTTCAGCGACCGCGAACAAGCCGAGGCGGTCCGAGGCAACCGCGCGATCGTCGCCATGACGGGCCGCGAGCTGTTGGAGTTGACCCGCGGTGCAACCCTCATGCTCAACCCCAACGTGGACCAGATCGTGCTCCATCCGGCCGAGGTGGACGCCATCCTGGCGGGACGGCCGATCGGCAAGTTCTCGCGCGAAGACATCCGGGAGTCGGAGGAGGTGGGAACGTGCCCGCCCGCGTTCCCGACCGACGCCCTGACCCTGCTGCTGCGCGAGCGCTTCGCGACCGAGCCTTCCGCGCGCGCCGCCTATCTGGTCGAGCTGCATCGCGGACCCGAGATGGCCGACGTTTCGCTGCTGCTCGGCATCGTCGCGGCGGCAGCCCACCAGCAACGGCTGCTGCAGCTCACGACGCTGTGGATCAAACCCGTGCTGGATACCTTGCCGATGCCGCTCATGATGACGTTGATGACCCCGGAAGAAGAACTCCCCGAGCTCTTCCATCACGGCATCCAGTTCTACGGAACCTGA
- a CDS encoding EAL domain-containing protein has protein sequence MEHFDDRDAFMAACLDVGCRVLGLSTGIVGRIRGDDYEVLDRHSPLIEIQPGHRYPLGDTWCAAVVTLRQTVTHAGTDAIEPMRSHPAYGGLQLEAYIGTPIVVEGAVFGTLSFSDTWARATPFAADEIGMAESIAALIGRFIERQRAETGRQTRDQFYRSVAETLPLLHADAPRERSDVMGQVALTLADIMGLPLVWIGRLEPEAIWVQAVGVAGPACDYVTTLSLTADPARPEGQGPMGRALRTGEALLTAFSDPLLAPWADWARHYGLGSSIVAAARTQDGGQMALSVYASETEHFTPDLLDWAQRLARELAAFWNHQDLLHRQDRLVRYQAAQREIQAALLKQPDPLSIYRVLAEALVRHAGADAVDVFTADDPGPTLHRVMLMGPLAEAARLLPLPPKQPEGTTRATVTLAFSTRTPVIRVHPARDPSIPAQWRGAVLEGVGAVGAWPVFDTPDAEPEAVFAVVVSDPDTFTAELRVLIGEIAEAAGLALRQFHQQQALVFEHERQERLALHDPLTGLPNRRALEHHLEGALARARRHRLLLAVGMLDLDDFKPINDRFGHEAGDRVLIDVAKRLKGALRDHDYVARLGGDEFVVVLEDVASLDDLTPLLERMRARLAEPMVIGTYSTGLHASLGIVVYPLHEGADTGHLLRLADQAMYRIKSQKLPRAQWWSFPVSEQPPVALSPVEVDISELLPYGPLAQRLLGPIQSIHHEWAESFVDAFYARLAEHAGPAQILGALSTQEFEHLKAKQREHLTLLLDPALSEDGHRQVATRAGRIHGMAGIEDAWVAESVALLRAQLDEQLAPLTRRDRRTLLVMHRRLALDYQWQLEGSRAVQLARDGILVRISTIAWSADRYLELIQRVADTLLTLDEVAGCAIGRPDASGRFQFEAVAGGKAFVDYLRAVERGVPPDIRAEADRVEGSVAMGRAWRSGEIQRTLNYATDPATITWREVALGMGIRSNAALPLRMPQGTTESVLTLYSPFVGGFSSAGQQAFLLHVQSLLDLALARLLPKLEGVEAVPYLLRDRWRAKLATDDLVMYYQPVIDLRQGQPVEVEALARIREDDGLILPARFLPAFGEDDLLILYRQGLAQALAARREWAAGGLPLGIAVNLPSNALLDRRYVDSTREALERYPCPAETLVLEILESEWLEESPEAESGLLALKALGVQLAEDDLGSGYSTLSRLRHLSFDRVKIDQTLVRQIARQPLRTLRFVNQLTRLGHDLGVKVVVEGMETPGLVEAAMILGADLGQGYALARPMPRAEVTDWCRSFHWACDPMVPRTALGALADFILRDERLRMFMGDPAMVERIVHTPCWVRSYLDAIGVEGTRLDQILRVLHQAALQHGPASSDYAAARDAFVQCLVEERIRVEESG, from the coding sequence GTGGAGCACTTCGACGATCGGGATGCCTTCATGGCCGCATGCCTGGACGTCGGCTGTCGGGTACTCGGGCTTTCGACCGGCATCGTGGGCCGGATCCGGGGCGACGATTACGAGGTGCTCGACCGACACTCGCCGTTGATCGAGATCCAGCCGGGCCATCGTTATCCACTGGGCGATACCTGGTGCGCGGCGGTCGTCACCTTGCGCCAGACGGTGACCCATGCCGGGACCGACGCGATCGAGCCGATGCGCAGCCATCCGGCCTATGGCGGGCTGCAGTTGGAGGCGTACATTGGCACGCCGATCGTGGTGGAGGGTGCCGTCTTCGGCACCCTGAGCTTCAGCGACACCTGGGCACGCGCGACGCCGTTTGCCGCGGACGAGATCGGCATGGCCGAATCGATCGCGGCATTGATTGGCCGTTTCATCGAGCGTCAGCGCGCCGAGACCGGTCGGCAGACGCGCGACCAGTTTTACCGCAGCGTGGCCGAAACGCTGCCGCTGCTCCACGCCGACGCACCGCGTGAGCGATCGGATGTGATGGGGCAGGTCGCCTTGACGCTGGCGGACATCATGGGCCTGCCGCTGGTATGGATCGGCCGGCTCGAACCGGAGGCCATTTGGGTGCAGGCCGTCGGGGTTGCGGGACCGGCGTGCGATTACGTCACGACGCTATCCCTCACCGCCGATCCCGCACGACCCGAAGGGCAAGGGCCGATGGGGCGGGCGCTGCGCACGGGCGAGGCATTGCTCACTGCGTTCAGCGATCCGCTGCTCGCGCCCTGGGCGGATTGGGCGCGGCACTACGGGCTGGGCTCCAGCATCGTCGCCGCGGCGCGAACGCAGGACGGAGGGCAGATGGCGCTGTCGGTCTATGCGTCGGAGACGGAGCACTTCACCCCCGATCTGCTCGATTGGGCCCAGCGTCTCGCGCGGGAGCTGGCCGCTTTCTGGAACCACCAGGATCTGCTCCATCGACAGGATCGGCTGGTGCGCTATCAGGCTGCCCAGCGCGAGATCCAGGCCGCGCTGCTGAAGCAGCCCGACCCGCTGTCGATCTATCGGGTGCTGGCCGAGGCGCTGGTGCGTCATGCCGGCGCCGATGCGGTCGATGTGTTCACCGCTGACGATCCAGGTCCGACACTGCATCGCGTCATGCTGATGGGGCCTTTGGCTGAAGCGGCCCGTCTCTTGCCGCTGCCCCCCAAGCAGCCTGAGGGGACGACCCGTGCCACGGTCACCCTGGCCTTCAGTACGCGGACCCCGGTGATCCGGGTGCATCCCGCGCGTGATCCGTCCATTCCGGCGCAATGGCGCGGCGCGGTGCTCGAGGGGGTCGGCGCGGTGGGCGCATGGCCCGTCTTCGACACGCCGGATGCGGAGCCCGAGGCCGTGTTCGCGGTTGTTGTAAGCGATCCGGATACCTTCACCGCAGAGCTTCGCGTCCTCATCGGCGAAATCGCGGAGGCAGCAGGTCTTGCGCTGCGCCAGTTCCATCAGCAGCAGGCACTGGTGTTCGAGCACGAGCGCCAGGAGCGTCTTGCGCTGCATGACCCGCTGACCGGGCTGCCCAATCGTCGCGCGCTGGAGCACCATCTGGAGGGTGCGCTGGCACGCGCGCGGCGCCATCGCCTGCTGCTCGCGGTCGGCATGCTCGACCTCGACGATTTCAAGCCGATCAACGATCGCTTCGGCCACGAAGCCGGGGATCGGGTGTTGATCGACGTGGCCAAGCGCCTGAAAGGCGCCCTGCGGGACCACGATTATGTCGCCCGTCTGGGCGGCGACGAGTTCGTCGTCGTGCTCGAGGACGTCGCCAGCCTCGACGATCTGACGCCGCTGCTGGAGCGGATGCGGGCGCGCTTGGCCGAGCCCATGGTGATCGGCACCTACTCCACGGGTCTGCACGCCAGCCTGGGCATCGTGGTCTATCCGCTGCACGAAGGCGCCGACACGGGTCACCTGCTGCGCCTGGCCGATCAGGCCATGTATCGGATCAAGTCGCAGAAGCTCCCCCGCGCGCAGTGGTGGAGCTTTCCCGTGTCTGAGCAGCCGCCGGTTGCCTTGTCGCCCGTCGAAGTCGACATCAGCGAATTGCTGCCCTATGGACCGCTGGCACAGCGCCTGCTCGGGCCGATCCAGTCCATCCATCACGAGTGGGCCGAGTCCTTCGTCGATGCGTTCTATGCCCGTCTGGCTGAGCACGCAGGGCCCGCGCAGATCCTGGGCGCGCTCTCCACGCAGGAGTTCGAGCACCTGAAGGCCAAGCAGCGCGAGCATCTGACGCTGCTGCTCGACCCGGCGCTCAGCGAAGATGGTCATCGCCAGGTCGCAACCCGTGCGGGCCGCATCCATGGCATGGCCGGCATCGAAGACGCCTGGGTTGCCGAGAGCGTCGCGCTCTTGCGCGCGCAGCTCGATGAACAACTGGCGCCGCTGACCCGTCGCGACCGACGCACGCTGCTGGTCATGCACCGACGCCTTGCACTCGATTACCAGTGGCAGTTGGAAGGGTCGCGTGCGGTCCAGCTCGCCCGCGATGGCATTCTCGTACGCATCAGCACCATCGCTTGGTCAGCGGATCGCTACCTCGAGCTGATCCAGCGTGTGGCCGATACCCTGCTCACCCTCGACGAAGTCGCCGGGTGCGCGATCGGGCGACCGGATGCAAGTGGCCGGTTTCAGTTTGAGGCGGTGGCCGGCGGCAAAGCCTTCGTCGACTATCTGCGAGCGGTTGAGCGCGGCGTGCCCCCGGATATTCGGGCCGAGGCCGACCGCGTGGAGGGCAGCGTGGCGATGGGCCGTGCCTGGCGCAGTGGCGAGATCCAGCGCACGCTCAACTATGCCACCGATCCGGCCACGATCACGTGGCGCGAGGTGGCGCTGGGTATGGGCATTCGGTCCAATGCAGCCCTCCCGCTGCGCATGCCGCAGGGCACCACCGAAAGTGTGCTGACCCTGTACTCACCGTTCGTGGGCGGCTTCTCCAGCGCGGGTCAGCAGGCGTTCCTGCTGCACGTGCAGAGCCTGCTGGATCTTGCCTTGGCGCGGTTGCTGCCCAAACTCGAGGGCGTCGAGGCGGTCCCCTACCTTCTGCGTGACCGCTGGCGCGCCAAGCTGGCGACCGATGACCTGGTGATGTACTACCAGCCGGTGATCGATCTGCGTCAGGGCCAGCCGGTCGAGGTGGAGGCGCTGGCCCGCATCCGCGAGGACGACGGTCTGATCCTGCCGGCCCGTTTCCTGCCGGCGTTCGGCGAGGACGACCTGCTGATCCTGTATCGCCAGGGGCTGGCGCAGGCGCTCGCGGCGCGCCGGGAGTGGGCCGCCGGTGGGCTGCCGCTGGGCATCGCCGTCAACCTCCCGTCGAACGCACTGCTCGACCGGCGCTATGTGGACAGCACCCGAGAGGCGCTGGAGCGATACCCCTGTCCAGCCGAAACCTTGGTCCTCGAAATCCTCGAGTCGGAGTGGCTGGAGGAGAGTCCGGAGGCCGAGTCCGGCCTGCTGGCGCTCAAGGCGCTGGGCGTCCAGCTTGCCGAGGACGATCTGGGCTCGGGCTACAGCACGTTGAGCCGGCTGCGCCACCTCTCCTTTGATCGCGTCAAGATCGACCAGACGCTGGTGCGCCAGATCGCGCGGCAACCGCTGCGGACGCTGCGCTTCGTGAACCAGCTGACGCGGCTGGGACACGATCTCGGCGTCAAGGTCGTCGTGGAGGGGATGGAGACGCCGGGCCTGGTGGAAGCGGCGATGATCCTCGGCGCGGATCTGGGTCAGGGGTATGCTCTCGCGCGCCCGATGCCGCGCGCTGAAGTCACGGACTGGTGCAGAAGCTTCCACTGGGCGTGCGATCCCATGGTGCCTCGCACCGCACTCGGGGCACTGGCGGACTTCATACTCCGGGACGAGCGGCTGCGGATGTTCATGGGCGATCCTGCGATGGTCGAACGAATCGTTCACACGCCATGTTGGGTGCGGTCCTACCTCGATGCGATCGGTGTCGAGGGAACCCGGCTGGATCAGATCCTTCGGGTTCTGCATCAGGCCGCGCTCCAACACGGGCCTGCCAGCTCGGACTATGCCGCAGCGCGCGATGCGTTCGTGCAGTGCCTGGTCGAGGAGCGGATCCGTGTCGAGGAAAGCGGTTGA
- a CDS encoding helix-turn-helix domain-containing protein yields the protein MAKKNPLVLKLGQAIRARRLAIALSQDDFADRIHMHRAYYSAIERGEKNITLATLQRVAKGLGVTLGALFADVD from the coding sequence ATGGCCAAGAAGAATCCCCTCGTTTTGAAGCTCGGACAGGCGATCCGCGCGCGGCGCCTCGCCATCGCGCTCAGCCAGGACGATTTCGCGGACCGCATCCATATGCATCGTGCCTACTACTCCGCCATCGAGCGGGGCGAAAAGAACATCACCCTGGCGACGTTGCAGCGGGTGGCCAAGGGGTTGGGCGTGACCCTTGGTGCGCTCTTTGCCGATGTCGACTGA
- a CDS encoding VOC family protein gives MKRTWTIIGVSDVPSSFRWYQSLFGLTETRPGHADFGQIRDADGTVLLCLHQWGAHEHPSLMSRDNATPGNGLLLFFRVDDFDTTLKRARALVARLKEEPQVNPNTGTLEFSLRDPDGYYVTVSALSSLELAGHGPQA, from the coding sequence ATGAAACGCACCTGGACGATCATTGGCGTAAGCGATGTGCCGAGTAGTTTCAGGTGGTACCAATCGCTTTTCGGCCTGACGGAGACGCGCCCAGGCCATGCCGACTTTGGTCAGATCCGCGATGCGGATGGGACGGTCCTGCTCTGCCTCCACCAGTGGGGGGCGCACGAACATCCATCGTTGATGAGCCGAGACAACGCGACCCCAGGCAACGGGCTCCTCTTGTTCTTCCGTGTCGACGATTTCGATACGACACTTAAACGGGCACGTGCGCTCGTCGCGCGTCTCAAAGAGGAGCCGCAGGTGAATCCGAACACTGGAACACTGGAGTTCTCGCTTCGGGATCCAGACGGATACTACGTCACGGTGAGTGCGCTATCTTCGCTGGAGCTAGCGGGCCACGGGCCGCAGGCATAA